A DNA window from Gemella massiliensis contains the following coding sequences:
- a CDS encoding glycosyltransferase family 2 protein, giving the protein MKKLYVVIPCYNEEEVLNETAKRLEIKMNTMIEENLIAEDSRVVLVNDGSKDKTWEMIEKLHKNNPLFSGINLSRNRGHQNALLAGLMTVKDYCDVSISMDADLQDDIDAMNKMIKKYYDGCDIVYGVRSARTTDTFFKRFTAEAFYRMMEKLGANTVFNHADYRLMSKRALEGLAEFKEVNLFLRGIVPMIGYPTDVVTYERAERFAGESKYPLSKMLAFAFEGITSLSVKLIRFITVGGMLMIFIAVIVFFYTLYSYFAGSARPGWSSTMISMWFIGGMIMISLGIVGEYVGKIYLETKERPRFIIEKFLNEETKE; this is encoded by the coding sequence ATGAAAAAACTATATGTGGTAATACCTTGCTACAATGAAGAAGAGGTATTAAACGAAACGGCAAAACGTTTAGAAATAAAAATGAACACTATGATAGAGGAAAACTTGATTGCCGAAGATAGTCGAGTTGTCTTGGTGAATGACGGTTCAAAAGATAAAACATGGGAAATGATAGAAAAATTACACAAAAATAATCCGTTATTCAGCGGAATAAACTTAAGTCGTAATCGTGGACATCAAAATGCACTTTTAGCCGGACTTATGACGGTAAAAGATTATTGTGATGTGAGTATTTCAATGGATGCGGATCTTCAAGATGATATTGATGCCATGAATAAAATGATAAAAAAATATTATGACGGTTGTGATATTGTTTATGGAGTACGTTCAGCTCGAACAACCGATACATTTTTTAAACGTTTTACAGCAGAAGCCTTTTATCGTATGATGGAAAAATTAGGGGCTAATACGGTGTTTAACCATGCTGACTATCGCTTAATGAGCAAACGTGCTTTGGAAGGTTTGGCAGAATTTAAAGAAGTTAATTTATTTTTACGCGGTATCGTTCCTATGATCGGGTATCCGACAGATGTTGTTACTTATGAACGTGCGGAGCGTTTTGCGGGGGAAAGTAAATATCCGTTGTCAAAAATGCTTGCATTCGCTTTTGAGGGAATTACGTCATTGTCGGTAAAACTAATTCGTTTTATTACAGTCGGTGGAATGTTGATGATTTTTATAGCGGTGATTGTATTTTTCTACACATTATACAGCTATTTTGCAGGTTCTGCACGTCCGGGCTGGTCAAGTACAATGATTTCAATGTGGTTTATCGGAGGGATGATTATGATTTCTCTGGGAATTGTTGGCGAATATGTAGGAAAAATTTATCTTGAAACAAAAGAGCGTCCACGCTTTATTATTGAAAAATTTTTAAACGAAGAAACAAAGGAATAA
- a CDS encoding leucine-rich repeat domain-containing protein, giving the protein MKKVMCSVFMIATLSLMTSQFNTKIVSAGDIYVPFGKKDLSKEESGQIIDFEDLNLKESLLEYYKFHIDKNYKGKDITVGMMKQFTSLSLPWMNIFSLKGLEYATNLKTLNLSNNFIEDLSPLENLKEIEDLNLTNNKIKDTKSLAQLKKLKQLSLRKNLMNNLDFLNELNVESLDISINGALKDYVPNNLKLDNIRSLNISGIGFDNITFLKNAKKLESLIAEENSIKDLTPLESLNNIRILYLDRNNIIDISPLRKLENLEELLLYKNSIEDIRALYGKKYLYRLMLNDNLGLKDISPLATAGNLASLDISNTAVEEIKPLNDLKYIYYVAVKNTKISNNDLEKFEEHNKVVKKNNNIDKKIEVIKTEASKYFSIKNYIFMFIIVLITLTGIRSYWRKNK; this is encoded by the coding sequence ATGAAAAAAGTAATGTGTAGTGTTTTTATGATTGCAACTTTGAGTTTAATGACTTCACAGTTTAATACAAAAATCGTTTCTGCCGGTGATATTTACGTTCCGTTCGGAAAAAAGGATTTATCAAAGGAAGAAAGTGGACAAATAATAGACTTTGAAGATTTGAATTTAAAAGAATCATTATTGGAATATTATAAATTTCATATTGATAAAAATTATAAAGGAAAAGATATTACTGTAGGAATGATGAAACAATTTACAAGTTTGTCATTACCGTGGATGAATATTTTTTCTTTAAAAGGGTTAGAGTATGCAACAAATTTAAAAACATTGAATCTATCCAATAATTTTATTGAAGATTTATCGCCACTCGAAAATCTTAAAGAAATAGAAGATTTGAATTTAACTAATAATAAAATAAAAGATACAAAAAGTTTGGCACAGCTAAAGAAATTAAAACAACTGTCATTAAGAAAAAATTTAATGAATAATTTAGATTTTCTTAATGAATTAAATGTAGAGTCGCTGGATATTTCAATAAACGGAGCTTTAAAAGATTATGTCCCGAATAACTTAAAACTGGACAATATAAGGAGTTTAAATATTTCAGGAATTGGTTTTGACAATATAACATTTTTAAAAAATGCGAAAAAATTGGAAAGTTTGATTGCAGAAGAAAATTCAATAAAAGATCTAACTCCGCTTGAGAGCTTAAACAATATAAGAATTTTATATTTAGATAGAAATAATATAATAGATATAAGCCCACTAAGAAAACTAGAAAATTTGGAAGAGTTATTGTTATACAAAAACAGTATTGAAGATATAAGAGCATTGTACGGCAAGAAATATTTATATCGTCTAATGCTTAATGATAATTTGGGATTAAAAGATATTTCTCCACTAGCCACCGCAGGTAATTTGGCAAGTTTGGATATTTCCAATACAGCGGTAGAAGAAATAAAACCGTTAAATGATTTGAAATATATTTATTATGTTGCGGTAAAAAATACAAAAATCAGCAATAACGACTTGGAAAAATTTGAAGAACATAACAAAGTTGTTAAAAAGAATAATAATATTGATAAAAAGATCGAAGTTATAAAAACGGAAGCATCAAAGTATTTCAGTATTAAAAATTATATATTTATGTTTATAATAGTATTAATAACACTAACAGGAATACGAAGTTATTGGAGAAAAAATAAATAA
- a CDS encoding DUF956 family protein, whose translation MAMSINTKVVYNTKANFLSGGIGNKHGDILVGDKAIEFYNHRNPEDYIQIPWEQIERVRAQIFFKDKYIRGFFIDTKKDGSFNFVVKNAGKCLKEMRKFIGNEKIVRNKPLISLRRLF comes from the coding sequence ATGGCAATGTCTATAAATACTAAAGTAGTTTACAATACAAAGGCTAATTTTTTATCGGGTGGAATAGGTAATAAACATGGTGATATTTTAGTAGGAGATAAAGCTATAGAATTTTATAATCATCGTAACCCTGAAGACTATATCCAAATACCGTGGGAGCAAATCGAAAGGGTAAGAGCGCAAATATTTTTCAAAGATAAATATATTCGAGGATTTTTTATAGATACTAAAAAAGATGGCAGTTTTAATTTTGTAGTAAAAAATGCCGGAAAATGTCTTAAAGAAATGAGGAAGTTTATCGGCAACGAAAAAATAGTCAGAAACAAGCCTTTAATTTCGTTGAGAAGATTATTTTAA
- a CDS encoding TetR/AcrR family transcriptional regulator — protein MNTKEKILITARDLIYENGYAGTSVNDILVAANVGKGQFYHYFESKHDIALKIIELNISEWEQKLFKPILMSNNNPDKIFCDMIDWFSKAQESGKPVFHGCHIGNLIVEFSAKEEHFRTLLSDLLLTFADLIAKNLMELNNNSFNTYNVAFNEAKFIIAVIQGNTLLLKATQDINVFKDNLNLLKNKYLK, from the coding sequence ATGAATACGAAAGAGAAAATTTTAATAACCGCACGAGATCTTATTTACGAAAATGGTTATGCAGGAACTTCTGTCAATGATATTTTAGTAGCTGCTAATGTCGGCAAGGGGCAGTTTTATCATTATTTCGAATCAAAACATGATATCGCTTTAAAAATTATTGAGTTAAATATTTCTGAGTGGGAACAAAAACTTTTTAAACCTATTTTAATGAGCAACAATAATCCTGATAAAATATTTTGCGATATGATTGATTGGTTTTCTAAGGCACAAGAATCGGGAAAGCCGGTATTTCATGGTTGCCATATAGGAAATCTAATTGTCGAATTTTCTGCTAAAGAAGAACATTTTAGAACTTTATTAAGTGATTTATTGCTTACTTTTGCTGATTTAATCGCAAAAAATTTAATGGAATTAAATAACAACAGTTTTAATACCTATAATGTAGCTTTTAACGAGGCAAAATTTATTATTGCTGTAATTCAAGGAAATACTCTTCTCCTTAAGGCAACACAAGACATAAATGTTTTCAAAGATAATTTGAATTTACTAAAGAATAAATATCTTAAATAA
- a CDS encoding ABC transporter ATP-binding protein: protein MEHIIEINNLSFKYNNDTVIFNNLSLAIEKGKITTLLGKNGCGKSTLIKILAKNLPYHSGSILLENKELKNYSLKQLASSLSIVYQKNETPKEITVYDMVSFARLPYQNIFFYRKTPEDIEKIDFALEQTNLTDYKDKRVDALSGGQLQRVYIAMCLAQSTDIIILDEPTTFLDIKYQKSIMTLVKELNARFGITIIMVLHDINQALTYSDNIIALHNGMVVKQDKASEFYNTKLLNTIFDADIQIKDKTVISW from the coding sequence ATGGAACATATTATTGAAATTAATAATTTATCATTCAAATATAATAATGACACCGTGATTTTTAATAATCTGTCATTAGCTATTGAAAAAGGAAAAATTACCACCCTACTCGGTAAAAATGGTTGTGGTAAAAGCACTTTAATTAAAATACTGGCAAAAAATCTTCCTTATCATAGTGGTAGTATTCTCTTGGAAAACAAAGAATTAAAAAATTATTCTTTAAAACAATTGGCAAGTTCACTTTCCATAGTTTATCAAAAAAATGAAACTCCTAAAGAAATTACAGTCTATGACATGGTCAGCTTTGCTCGACTTCCATATCAAAATATCTTTTTCTACAGAAAAACACCGGAAGATATAGAAAAAATTGATTTTGCATTGGAACAAACCAATCTTACCGATTATAAAGATAAACGTGTTGATGCTTTATCCGGCGGTCAATTACAACGTGTTTATATTGCGATGTGCCTTGCTCAAAGCACCGATATTATAATACTTGATGAACCGACAACATTTCTTGATATTAAATATCAAAAATCAATTATGACGTTGGTAAAAGAGTTGAATGCACGTTTCGGTATAACTATTATTATGGTGCTTCATGATATTAACCAAGCGTTGACATACAGTGATAATATTATAGCATTGCATAATGGCATGGTAGTAAAACAAGATAAAGCAAGTGAATTTTATAATACAAAGCTGCTAAATACCATTTTTGATGCTGATATACAGATTAAAGATAAAACTGTTATTAGCTGGTAA
- a CDS encoding FecCD family ABC transporter permease has product MLRNKKIISFIVLVLLLLTTIFVSANSGSIKAGVYELVVGIFNNKYANVNAIVDVRFPRIIITILVGAALGVSGLLLQTVLKNPLVDPSIIGVSSGANLFLYLGIGLFPQLLMFKTVFSIIGGIIGFIIIYYLAGHTKNNVKIILIGIAISYFFTGILSSIQYITQSSPSTSSAAKTVSLGTKNWEDVRLLLIWIPALLIISLFLAKLCNIFTLDDNIIASLGININNIRLLISFVAVALASVATAVAGVLVFLALIVPHIAKIIIGRNHLYTIPFSAVLGAFVLLLFDTLGRVVFAPVEIPADLIMMIIGGPAFIILVKRGVN; this is encoded by the coding sequence ATGTTGCGTAATAAAAAAATAATCTCTTTTATTGTTCTTGTCTTGTTATTGCTGACAACAATATTTGTTTCCGCAAACAGCGGTAGTATTAAGGCGGGTGTTTATGAACTTGTTGTTGGAATTTTTAATAACAAATACGCTAATGTTAATGCTATTGTAGATGTACGTTTTCCCCGTATTATTATTACGATTTTAGTGGGAGCGGCTCTCGGTGTTAGTGGTTTACTGCTTCAAACCGTCTTAAAAAATCCGCTCGTTGACCCAAGTATTATTGGAGTATCCAGCGGAGCTAACTTATTTTTATATCTTGGTATTGGACTATTTCCCCAATTATTAATGTTCAAAACAGTTTTTTCTATTATAGGGGGGATAATTGGATTTATTATTATCTATTACCTTGCAGGTCATACTAAAAATAATGTCAAGATCATTCTTATCGGTATTGCTATCAGTTATTTCTTTACAGGAATATTAAGTAGTATACAGTATATTACTCAATCAAGTCCGTCTACATCATCAGCTGCTAAAACCGTTTCCCTTGGAACTAAAAACTGGGAAGATGTGCGACTTCTTTTAATATGGATTCCTGCGTTATTAATTATCAGTTTGTTTTTAGCAAAACTATGTAATATTTTTACACTTGATGACAATATTATTGCTTCACTCGGAATTAACATTAACAATATACGTTTACTTATTTCATTTGTTGCAGTAGCACTTGCCTCTGTTGCAACTGCGGTTGCCGGTGTTTTAGTATTTTTAGCACTTATAGTACCACATATCGCAAAAATTATTATCGGGCGTAATCATCTCTACACAATACCTTTTAGTGCTGTTTTAGGTGCATTTGTATTACTACTTTTTGATACTTTAGGACGTGTGGTGTTTGCCCCTGTAGAAATCCCTGCGGATCTAATTATGATGATTATTGGTGGCCCTGCATTTATTATTCTTGTTAAGAGAGGGGTTAACTAA
- the isdE gene encoding heme ABC transporter substrate-binding protein IsdE has protein sequence MKKKLSLLLTILLSFSLILTACSSNKNANTTGDEPNIADKAFNETIDLTGVNKDKKSEEENGKRVVMDSVALCQVADVLDIKLAGIPTTRLGHMPKRYENTVQIGLPMNPNMEVIKSINPSIVYSPDSLQDWIKEGFEKNNIPYKFVDIRSVSGLYSVTEDLAKEFGKTEKFNQLKKEHDTFFAEFNKKIADKKKPKVLVLMGLPGSYMAATEKSYVGNLVKLAGGENIIKGSEEFTQLNLETALNEKPDYILRTAHAMPETVMEMFKKEFETNKSWSHFDAVKNNKVIDLDNSIFGMTATYDYQKGLNNLYQVFYGN, from the coding sequence ATGAAAAAAAAATTATCACTATTATTAACGATTCTTTTGAGTTTTTCACTGATTTTAACTGCTTGTTCTTCCAACAAGAACGCTAACACAACCGGAGATGAACCAAATATTGCTGATAAGGCTTTTAATGAAACTATTGACCTTACGGGAGTTAACAAAGATAAAAAATCCGAAGAAGAAAACGGTAAACGTGTTGTAATGGATTCTGTGGCTCTTTGTCAAGTTGCAGATGTTCTTGATATTAAACTTGCGGGTATTCCTACAACAAGATTAGGTCATATGCCAAAAAGATATGAAAACACCGTTCAAATCGGTTTGCCTATGAATCCGAATATGGAAGTAATTAAATCAATAAATCCGTCAATCGTTTATTCACCTGACAGTTTACAAGATTGGATTAAAGAAGGATTTGAAAAAAATAATATTCCATACAAGTTTGTTGATATTCGTAGTGTCAGCGGTTTATATTCTGTAACAGAAGATTTAGCCAAAGAGTTTGGAAAAACTGAAAAATTTAACCAACTAAAAAAAGAACATGATACATTTTTTGCAGAGTTTAATAAAAAAATAGCCGACAAAAAGAAACCTAAAGTATTAGTTTTAATGGGATTACCCGGCAGTTACATGGCTGCTACCGAAAAATCATATGTGGGTAATTTAGTAAAACTTGCAGGTGGAGAAAATATTATTAAAGGCTCTGAAGAATTTACACAATTAAACTTAGAAACTGCACTTAATGAAAAACCGGACTATATTTTACGTACGGCACATGCTATGCCTGAAACTGTAATGGAAATGTTCAAAAAGGAATTTGAAACAAATAAAAGCTGGTCACACTTCGATGCAGTTAAAAATAATAAAGTAATTGACCTTGATAATTCCATATTCGGCATGACCGCTACATATGACTATCAAAAAGGTCTTAATAACTTATACCAAGTATTTTATGGAAATTAA